The following are encoded in a window of Nitrospinota bacterium genomic DNA:
- a CDS encoding CusA/CzcA family heavy metal efflux RND transporter — protein MLGKIIEWSVKNRSMVLLATAFTVLAGYYSLKSLPLDAIPDLSDVQVIVYTKYKGQAPQVVEDQVTYPVSTTMLAVPFAKVVRGYSFFGVSFVYVIFEDGTDLYWARSRVLEQLSAVSQKLPEGVMPELGPDATGVGWIYQYAIVDKTGRRDLSELRSIQDWYLKFELQTVPGVAEVASLGGFVKQYQVEVNPNQLQSLGIPITKVGAAIRNSNSDTGGRLLEMAETEFMVTGRGYIHGIEDIENIVLDVSKTGVPVYLKDVATVRLGPELRRGVTDLNGEGDVASGVVVMRYGENALETIRRVKERLEELKSGLPEGVEIVPVYDRSSLIKRAISFLKDKLVEEMVVVSLVCMIFLMHVRSALVAVLSLPVGILIAFIIMKWQGINANIMSLGGIAIAIGAMIDGAIVMIENGHKHLERDGGKKERIDIIIESAKEVGPSLFFSLLIITVSFMPVFALQAQEGRLFSPLAFTKTYSMAAAAFITITLVPALMLIFVKGDIVPEKKNPINNFLIGIVSPMIRFSLGRRRGVAAAVLLLFATSIYPVYKTGSEFMPPLNEGDILYMPTTLPGVSIAKAKEILQQTDRIIKTFPEVVTVFGKAGRAETATDPAPLSMIETTVTLKPKEEWRKGLTMSGLMSEMNEAINFPGLTNAWTMPIKTRIDMLATGIKTPVGIKIAGNDLEELQTIGREIETILRAVPGTLSVYAERTAGGNYLDFVIDRRAAARYGLLVGDIQAVIASAIGGMNVTETVEGRERYPVNVRYSRDLRDNMEDLKRVLVPTKSGERIPLAQIAEIKLRKGPGMIKSDNARLNAYVYVDLKSSDVGGYVKKAKGALEERLKLPPGVSLSWSGQFEYMERAKKRLMLVVPFTLIIIFLLLFINFRRISDSLIVMLSIPFALVGSAWLVWALGYHYSVAIGVGMIALAGVAAEIGVLVLLYINNEIKARKPESRKELVEAVISGTVERVRPIIMTAAAVIGGLLPIMWGGGTGSEVMKRIATPMIGGMVTTVMICLLVLPVVYVAVYGREYPGDDK, from the coding sequence ATGCTGGGGAAAATAATCGAGTGGTCGGTGAAAAACCGGTCAATGGTTTTGCTGGCGACAGCTTTTACAGTGCTCGCCGGGTACTATTCCCTGAAAAGTTTGCCTCTCGACGCGATACCTGATCTAAGCGATGTCCAGGTCATTGTTTACACAAAATACAAGGGGCAAGCCCCTCAGGTCGTGGAGGATCAGGTAACCTATCCAGTTTCCACTACTATGCTAGCGGTCCCTTTTGCCAAGGTTGTAAGGGGATACTCTTTTTTCGGAGTTTCGTTTGTATATGTGATTTTCGAAGACGGGACCGACCTCTACTGGGCGAGATCCCGCGTTCTGGAACAGTTAAGCGCCGTATCGCAGAAATTGCCTGAAGGGGTAATGCCGGAGCTTGGGCCAGATGCAACAGGGGTAGGCTGGATTTACCAGTACGCGATCGTGGATAAAACCGGCAGGCGCGACCTCTCGGAGCTTCGATCCATTCAGGATTGGTATTTGAAATTCGAACTTCAGACCGTGCCGGGCGTGGCGGAAGTCGCATCGCTGGGGGGATTCGTAAAGCAGTATCAGGTGGAGGTAAACCCGAACCAGCTTCAATCGCTCGGAATTCCGATTACCAAGGTTGGAGCCGCGATAAGGAACAGCAACTCCGATACCGGGGGGAGGCTCCTTGAAATGGCGGAAACGGAATTCATGGTGACCGGGCGGGGATACATACACGGCATTGAGGATATTGAAAATATAGTCCTCGATGTGAGCAAGACCGGTGTACCGGTCTACCTGAAGGATGTCGCAACGGTAAGGCTTGGCCCGGAGCTGAGAAGAGGGGTGACGGATCTCAATGGCGAAGGTGATGTCGCCTCGGGGGTTGTTGTGATGCGCTATGGCGAGAACGCGCTTGAGACCATACGGCGCGTCAAGGAGAGACTGGAAGAGCTGAAATCCGGTCTCCCCGAAGGGGTTGAGATCGTCCCGGTCTATGACAGGTCGTCCCTCATCAAAAGGGCTATATCGTTCCTTAAAGATAAACTGGTGGAAGAGATGGTTGTAGTTTCCCTCGTCTGCATGATTTTCCTAATGCATGTTCGATCGGCGCTGGTGGCGGTTCTCTCCCTGCCGGTAGGGATACTTATTGCGTTCATCATCATGAAATGGCAGGGGATAAACGCAAACATCATGTCTCTTGGCGGGATAGCCATCGCCATCGGAGCGATGATCGACGGCGCTATCGTAATGATTGAGAACGGCCACAAGCACCTGGAGCGGGATGGCGGGAAAAAGGAAAGAATAGATATCATTATTGAATCTGCAAAAGAGGTGGGACCATCCCTTTTCTTCTCCCTTCTGATTATCACCGTTTCATTTATGCCGGTATTCGCGTTACAGGCGCAGGAAGGGAGGCTCTTTTCCCCGCTTGCATTCACCAAGACGTATTCGATGGCCGCCGCAGCCTTCATAACGATCACCCTTGTCCCGGCTTTAATGCTTATATTCGTTAAAGGGGATATAGTCCCGGAGAAAAAAAATCCTATCAACAACTTTCTGATAGGGATTGTCTCTCCCATGATACGTTTTTCGCTTGGGAGGAGGAGGGGCGTAGCGGCGGCAGTCCTCCTTCTGTTTGCTACAAGTATTTATCCCGTATATAAAACCGGGTCGGAGTTCATGCCACCGCTCAATGAAGGGGACATACTTTACATGCCAACGACTCTGCCTGGAGTTTCCATAGCCAAGGCAAAGGAGATTTTGCAGCAGACCGACAGGATCATAAAAACATTTCCTGAAGTAGTAACCGTCTTTGGAAAGGCTGGAAGGGCGGAAACGGCAACCGATCCCGCGCCTCTCTCCATGATAGAGACGACCGTAACCCTGAAACCGAAGGAGGAGTGGCGCAAAGGTTTGACGATGAGCGGGCTGATGTCCGAAATGAACGAGGCGATAAACTTCCCCGGCCTGACCAACGCATGGACAATGCCGATAAAAACACGCATAGATATGCTGGCGACCGGTATTAAAACTCCGGTGGGGATAAAGATCGCAGGCAACGACCTTGAAGAACTTCAGACTATCGGGCGCGAAATCGAAACCATATTAAGAGCAGTTCCCGGTACGCTGTCGGTCTACGCGGAGCGGACCGCAGGGGGCAATTACCTCGATTTCGTGATTGACAGGCGCGCCGCTGCACGTTACGGCCTCCTCGTTGGCGACATACAGGCGGTTATAGCCTCGGCAATAGGGGGGATGAACGTGACCGAAACCGTGGAGGGGCGCGAGCGGTATCCGGTAAACGTCAGGTACAGCCGTGATCTTCGGGATAATATGGAAGACCTCAAGAGGGTGCTTGTGCCTACAAAATCTGGGGAACGAATTCCCCTTGCTCAGATCGCTGAAATCAAGCTGAGAAAGGGCCCGGGCATGATAAAAAGCGATAACGCCCGACTGAACGCGTATGTCTATGTCGATTTAAAAAGCAGTGACGTTGGGGGATATGTAAAAAAGGCAAAGGGGGCACTTGAAGAGAGATTGAAGCTTCCGCCTGGCGTTTCGCTGTCATGGAGCGGGCAGTTTGAATATATGGAGCGGGCAAAAAAGAGGCTCATGCTTGTTGTTCCTTTTACGTTGATTATCATTTTCCTCCTCCTTTTTATAAATTTCAGACGGATCAGCGACAGTCTTATAGTCATGCTGTCTATACCGTTCGCGTTGGTTGGATCTGCATGGCTGGTGTGGGCGCTGGGTTACCACTATTCGGTCGCCATCGGCGTGGGAATGATAGCTCTCGCTGGGGTGGCGGCGGAGATTGGCGTACTGGTACTTTTATACATAAACAATGAGATAAAAGCGAGAAAGCCCGAAAGCCGAAAGGAGCTGGTCGAAGCAGTCATCTCAGGCACGGTCGAAAGAGTTCGTCCGATAATTATGACGGCGGCCGCTGTCATTGGCGGACTTCTCCCTATCATGTGGGGCGGCGGCACCGGTTCCGAAGTGATGAAGCGGATCGCTACACCGATGATTGGAGGGATGGTAACGACAGTGATGATATGTCTGCTTGTTCTTCCGGTTGTCTATGTGGCTGTGTACGGGAGAGAATATCCCGGAGATGACAAGTGA
- a CDS encoding response regulator: MKENILVVDDNQSILQIVSVKMGKAGYAVTTAESGAEALKLITNGSAGIDIILLDQMMPEMDGMETFGKIKAHSPNLPVIMLTGHGSLNLAIAFMKEGGADFIEKPVDFSILEVKIRQALAKSDLQKEMAVLKAERASLSGTLEIIGELTHKINNPLNTLFTHVGLMIEKKECIGNAEKLQDAMDKIHLVLIELEKTLEEKKEKIEKGLNSIRN; the protein is encoded by the coding sequence ATGAAGGAAAATATTTTGGTAGTTGATGATAACCAAAGTATTCTGCAGATCGTAAGCGTGAAGATGGGGAAAGCAGGATACGCAGTAACGACAGCCGAAAGCGGAGCAGAGGCGCTAAAGTTAATTACAAACGGTTCCGCCGGAATCGACATAATACTCCTCGACCAGATGATGCCTGAGATGGACGGTATGGAAACATTTGGCAAAATTAAGGCCCATAGCCCAAACCTCCCGGTAATTATGCTGACCGGCCACGGCTCATTAAATCTGGCGATAGCATTCATGAAGGAAGGGGGTGCAGATTTTATCGAAAAACCGGTAGATTTCAGCATTCTGGAGGTGAAAATAAGGCAGGCGCTGGCAAAATCCGACTTGCAAAAGGAGATGGCCGTTTTAAAGGCTGAAAGAGCCTCGCTTTCAGGCACGCTTGAAATAATCGGGGAATTGACCCATAAGATAAATAATCCTCTGAATACGCTTTTTACTCACGTTGGTCTGATGATCGAAAAAAAGGAATGCATTGGCAATGCTGAAAAACTTCAGGACGCAATGGACAAGATCCATCTTGTTCTGATTGAACTTGAAAAGACGCTGGAAGAGAAAAAGGAAAAGATCGAGAAAGGCCTGAATTCCATTCGGAACTAG
- the pilB gene encoding type IV-A pilus assembly ATPase PilB produces the protein MAVTKGQSSFKKTIQDETRHEKLGDMLRKDGRITGRQLKLAEEVQKKKSDWIGNILIQLGFITEDALVNFISKNLTVAVFDAKNDSVSPAAVKLVEYKTAKDNMLIPVETDGKSLILAMRDPTNFKAIEFVAGSTKLSVKTKVIRLQDLADAYKANYKISDEEYKTLFPKKKEDEDKQQEEATSEVSFDLGEIITSAEEELEIAGDEDIGPDEITAGDAAIVKLVNGILINSVKKGSSDIHIEPYEKKLRVRYRGDGKLSEDMQLPLQMKNALISRIKIMANLNIAEKRVPQDGRIKIRIGGGKVVDFRVSVLPTLFGESVVMRLLDQSKLQVDMTRLGFSEVGLAKFNRAIEAPQGMVLVTGPTGSGKTNTLYSAINALNKEDVKILTAEDPVEFNFEGINQVQVRNEVGMTFAAALKAFLRQDPEIILVGEIRDIETAEIAIKAAMTGHLVFSTLHTNDCPSTIGRLLDIGIPGFMISSSLVMVVAQRLLRKMCPECKEEVNKYSPQQLLDMGFHKEELASLKIYQGTGCPKCNGGYKGRLGCFEIMEVNEELKTAITAQVPEDQLRKIAIKEGMKTLRRDGLDKVAEGITTIDEVLAKTVLQKEALPAYLLTPDELVFEDGDLIIREGNTDKNFYQLLQGALVIIKNGRVVGEITQPEEYFGEMSALLNQPRVATIKSKGKSVVKVFPGEKLEETLANHPDISLRIVKSLIGRLTEADRLLARLLEK, from the coding sequence ATGGCGGTTACGAAAGGTCAGTCCAGCTTTAAAAAGACCATCCAGGATGAAACCAGGCATGAAAAGCTTGGTGACATGCTCAGGAAGGATGGGCGAATTACCGGGCGCCAGCTGAAACTGGCCGAGGAAGTTCAAAAAAAGAAGAGCGACTGGATAGGAAATATATTAATACAGCTCGGTTTCATTACCGAGGACGCGCTTGTCAACTTTATCTCGAAAAATCTTACGGTAGCAGTATTCGACGCAAAAAATGACTCCGTCTCCCCTGCGGCCGTAAAACTTGTTGAGTACAAAACCGCCAAGGACAATATGCTTATCCCTGTCGAGACCGACGGGAAGAGCCTGATTCTGGCCATGCGGGATCCTACCAATTTCAAGGCGATCGAATTTGTCGCGGGATCTACCAAGCTGTCAGTAAAAACAAAAGTCATAAGATTGCAGGATCTCGCGGACGCCTATAAGGCCAATTACAAGATATCAGATGAAGAATACAAGACGCTGTTCCCCAAAAAGAAAGAGGATGAGGATAAACAGCAGGAAGAAGCTACTTCAGAAGTCTCTTTCGATCTTGGCGAGATAATAACCAGCGCTGAGGAAGAGCTCGAAATTGCCGGTGACGAGGATATAGGTCCAGATGAGATAACCGCCGGCGATGCGGCGATCGTCAAGCTTGTCAACGGTATCCTGATCAACTCGGTGAAAAAGGGGAGTTCTGATATCCACATAGAGCCTTATGAGAAGAAACTTCGCGTACGGTATCGCGGCGACGGAAAATTGAGCGAAGACATGCAGCTCCCTCTGCAAATGAAGAACGCGCTCATATCAAGAATAAAGATCATGGCAAACCTGAATATCGCCGAAAAACGGGTCCCCCAGGATGGGCGAATAAAAATCAGGATAGGCGGCGGGAAGGTGGTCGATTTCCGCGTTTCCGTACTCCCTACTCTCTTCGGAGAGTCGGTCGTTATGCGACTCCTCGATCAGAGCAAGCTCCAGGTAGATATGACGAGGCTCGGATTCTCGGAAGTAGGATTGGCAAAGTTCAACAGGGCGATCGAGGCGCCACAGGGGATGGTACTGGTAACAGGCCCTACCGGTTCGGGTAAAACGAATACGCTTTACTCCGCGATAAACGCATTGAATAAGGAAGACGTCAAGATACTTACAGCGGAAGATCCTGTCGAGTTCAACTTTGAGGGGATTAACCAGGTGCAGGTGCGAAATGAAGTCGGGATGACGTTCGCCGCCGCCCTGAAGGCGTTCCTGAGGCAGGATCCGGAAATAATCCTGGTGGGAGAAATAAGAGATATTGAAACTGCGGAGATAGCCATCAAGGCCGCCATGACCGGGCATCTGGTCTTCAGCACGCTTCATACCAACGATTGTCCTTCGACGATAGGAAGGCTCCTTGATATAGGCATCCCCGGCTTCATGATCTCATCTTCCCTTGTTATGGTTGTTGCTCAGAGGCTTTTGAGGAAGATGTGCCCGGAGTGCAAGGAAGAAGTGAACAAATATTCTCCGCAACAGCTGTTGGACATGGGATTCCACAAGGAAGAGCTTGCGAGCTTGAAAATATATCAGGGTACCGGGTGCCCGAAATGCAACGGCGGATACAAGGGACGTCTCGGCTGTTTCGAGATCATGGAAGTAAACGAAGAGTTGAAGACTGCGATAACCGCGCAGGTCCCGGAAGATCAGCTGAGAAAAATCGCCATCAAGGAGGGGATGAAGACACTTCGCCGGGACGGTCTGGACAAGGTTGCGGAAGGGATTACTACTATCGACGAGGTGTTGGCAAAAACTGTTCTTCAGAAGGAGGCACTCCCCGCGTACCTGCTTACTCCGGATGAGCTTGTTTTCGAGGATGGAGATCTCATTATCCGGGAAGGGAACACGGACAAGAACTTCTATCAGCTGTTGCAGGGCGCGCTGGTAATAATCAAAAATGGCAGGGTTGTGGGAGAGATAACCCAGCCTGAGGAGTATTTTGGCGAAATGTCCGCATTGTTGAATCAGCCGAGAGTAGCGACCATCAAATCCAAAGGAAAGAGCGTTGTAAAGGTATTTCCAGGAGAAAAACTTGAAGAGACCCTCGCGAACCATCCTGATATCTCGCTTAGGATAGTTAAATCACTGATAGGCAGACTTACCGAAGCTGACAGGCTCCTTGCGAGGCTTTTGGAAAAATAA
- a CDS encoding TolC family protein yields MAKKYIFFLLCVICVLCETADIAYSQKPAGENGSDIVIGEKEALLIALKNNFDILITRSVPQIGERNLGLAESEFDLSLYGSVNRTNSITPSTSVFANPEVGEQFKETYSVGVRQKLKPGTRVELAYEKSTTETNSTFSGVNPQFDNYLKLSINQPLMKGMGLDVNNTNVYIAKNSMKIDENEYRMRVMDVLSKVRDTYWDTVYLSKELEVQKESLALAIDFRERIKLQVKVGALAPIDIVAAEASVALREEALIDIDEMIQNNQDALKAMLNMREARPGSPVRIVPKDEPLFKAVKADVESLKKTAYENRPDFKKAQLLVDMRRRELKYNKNQLLPTVDLQGSVRLKGVRGEGQEVVGLDGKPVVSNFAGTQSDSLEDMKKGDYYDYSVGVVAEMPLFNRPGRHRAAKSRLETEMAENSLLNARQAIDVGIHKVVREVETAEKRISASKLSLKLAEKKLEAEVKKYEVGSSTSFAVLEYQKDLAAEKTKAIKAVIDHIKALSHMELATGTLLDKNNISLEFNGE; encoded by the coding sequence ATGGCAAAAAAATATATTTTCTTTCTCCTGTGCGTCATATGCGTTTTATGCGAAACCGCCGATATCGCCTATTCGCAAAAGCCTGCCGGTGAAAACGGTTCCGATATCGTCATTGGCGAGAAGGAAGCTCTCCTCATAGCCCTGAAAAACAATTTTGATATCTTAATTACCCGGTCCGTTCCTCAGATAGGGGAAAGAAATCTCGGGCTGGCAGAATCGGAATTCGACCTTTCCCTCTATGGATCAGTGAACCGCACAAATAGCATTACCCCCTCCACATCAGTATTCGCAAATCCGGAGGTTGGCGAACAGTTCAAGGAGACATATTCTGTCGGTGTAAGGCAGAAGCTGAAACCGGGAACCAGGGTGGAGCTTGCATACGAAAAATCGACCACAGAGACAAATTCCACTTTCTCTGGGGTGAATCCGCAGTTTGACAACTATCTCAAATTGTCCATCAATCAGCCTTTGATGAAAGGGATGGGCCTCGACGTGAATAACACAAACGTCTACATCGCCAAAAACAGCATGAAGATTGACGAGAACGAATACCGGATGAGGGTAATGGACGTTCTCTCAAAGGTGAGGGATACATACTGGGACACGGTTTACCTTAGCAAGGAGCTGGAGGTTCAAAAAGAGTCGCTCGCCTTGGCGATAGATTTCCGGGAAAGAATAAAGTTGCAGGTAAAAGTCGGCGCGCTGGCTCCCATAGATATCGTAGCGGCTGAAGCATCGGTTGCGCTTCGGGAAGAAGCGCTGATAGATATTGACGAAATGATCCAGAATAACCAGGACGCGCTCAAGGCGATGCTGAATATGCGGGAGGCGAGACCCGGTTCGCCTGTCAGGATCGTTCCGAAGGACGAACCTCTCTTCAAGGCTGTAAAGGCGGATGTCGAGTCGCTGAAGAAAACAGCCTACGAGAACAGACCCGATTTCAAAAAGGCTCAGCTTCTAGTGGATATGAGAAGAAGAGAGTTGAAGTACAACAAAAATCAGCTCCTTCCGACAGTTGATTTGCAGGGCTCGGTGAGGCTGAAGGGTGTCCGCGGTGAAGGGCAGGAGGTTGTGGGGCTTGACGGTAAACCGGTGGTCAGCAATTTCGCCGGGACACAATCCGATTCTCTTGAGGATATGAAAAAAGGGGATTACTACGATTACTCCGTCGGCGTAGTGGCTGAAATGCCGCTGTTCAACAGGCCGGGGAGGCACCGGGCGGCAAAATCAAGGCTTGAAACCGAGATGGCGGAGAACTCCCTATTAAATGCCAGGCAGGCGATAGATGTCGGAATTCACAAGGTCGTAAGGGAGGTTGAAACGGCGGAGAAGCGGATATCGGCCAGCAAACTGTCGTTAAAGCTTGCGGAAAAGAAGCTGGAAGCGGAAGTGAAGAAGTATGAAGTAGGCTCCTCCACAAGTTTTGCGGTTCTGGAATACCAGAAGGATCTTGCCGCGGAAAAGACAAAGGCGATAAAGGCGGTAATAGATCATATCAAGGCTCTTTCGCACATGGAGCTGGCGACGGGGACTCTCCTCGATAAAAACAACATATCGCTGGAATTTAACGGCGAGTGA
- a CDS encoding sigma-54 dependent transcriptional regulator: MNLPKVLVYETDYHRASRLCRILESGGYVTRSVFSRNEAEGGGKGFDIIIASFDLFPLPQFFDGMDKIISAPPAFFDSVEKLAKQYNAPCVTHPYNAGEVLPIVGAVAEKVEQSWSTSGATETVESDLFPEIIGNSPQIKSMKEMLVLAARSDSTILILGETGTGKELVASAIHRMSKRSKGPFVAVNCGAFAEGLLETELFGHERGAFTGAVKKHMGKFELSDGGTLFLDEVGEMSKALQQKLLRVLEQGNFYRVGGELSVNVDVRVVCATNRDIFDMAQKGEFRRDLLYRLNVLALKVPSLRSRGGDKEFLARIFLDRYSKRYGKSIVALSEKVVTMINEYTFPGNVRELMHAVEQAVLRTHGDVIDDIEFGGRSMMDRWNPPVMDGLLAKEFADMKNSVLEAYEKEYLDRLLALEKGSLQKVCKRCGLDRKTLYRKMKQYGLDKKGYK; this comes from the coding sequence GTGAATCTCCCAAAAGTACTTGTTTATGAAACCGACTATCACAGGGCCTCAAGACTATGCAGAATTCTTGAAAGCGGGGGATATGTAACCCGCTCGGTTTTTTCCAGAAATGAAGCTGAAGGGGGGGGCAAAGGTTTCGATATCATTATCGCCTCGTTTGACCTCTTCCCTTTACCGCAGTTTTTCGACGGGATGGACAAGATCATCTCCGCTCCCCCCGCATTTTTCGACAGTGTGGAAAAGCTTGCCAAGCAGTACAATGCCCCCTGCGTAACCCATCCCTATAATGCAGGCGAAGTCCTCCCGATAGTAGGCGCCGTCGCCGAAAAGGTTGAACAGTCCTGGTCTACCAGCGGTGCGACCGAAACAGTCGAATCGGATTTGTTTCCTGAAATAATCGGGAATTCCCCGCAGATAAAAAGCATGAAGGAAATGCTTGTGCTGGCGGCGAGGTCGGACAGCACGATCCTCATCCTGGGGGAGACAGGAACGGGAAAAGAGCTGGTGGCTTCGGCGATCCACCGGATGAGTAAAAGATCGAAAGGCCCTTTCGTGGCTGTGAATTGCGGCGCGTTTGCCGAAGGACTTCTTGAAACGGAACTGTTCGGACATGAAAGGGGAGCGTTCACTGGAGCAGTTAAAAAACATATGGGTAAGTTCGAACTGTCGGATGGGGGGACGTTATTCCTAGACGAGGTTGGCGAAATGTCGAAGGCGCTTCAGCAAAAACTCCTCAGGGTGCTGGAGCAGGGGAATTTCTACAGGGTAGGAGGAGAGCTCTCGGTGAACGTGGATGTGCGCGTAGTATGTGCGACAAACAGGGATATCTTCGATATGGCCCAAAAGGGGGAATTCAGGAGGGATCTTCTTTACAGGCTGAACGTCCTCGCTTTGAAGGTTCCTTCACTTCGAAGCCGCGGGGGGGACAAGGAGTTTCTTGCGAGAATATTCCTCGACAGATATTCGAAAAGATACGGGAAGAGTATCGTCGCCCTATCTGAAAAAGTGGTAACGATGATCAACGAATATACCTTCCCCGGAAATGTGAGAGAACTTATGCACGCCGTTGAACAAGCGGTTTTACGAACGCACGGCGATGTTATAGATGACATTGAGTTCGGCGGAAGATCGATGATGGACAGATGGAATCCTCCGGTGATGGACGGGCTGCTGGCAAAGGAGTTTGCTGATATGAAAAACTCCGTACTCGAAGCGTATGAGAAGGAGTATCTTGACAGGCTCCTCGCTCTGGAAAAAGGCTCGCTCCAAAAAGTCTGCAAGAGATGCGGTCTTGACCGAAAGACGCTCTACAGGAAGATGAAACAGTACGGTCTGGATAAAAAGGGTTATAAATGA
- a CDS encoding decaprenyl-phosphate phosphoribosyltransferase has product MVKSVPVGNELKNFISLIRAKDWLKNTFIFVPLVFSGNMLDIQKGLLAFQAFWIFCFLSSAIYVFNDLADIEEDKNHPEKRNRPIPSGMVGTQYAWSVFLLFLALSLLSSLTIGLGFFLFAVFYALLNIAYSYRLKRVVILDVFIVASGFVIRLLAGASAVNVPASQWLLICSFLLALFLAFCKRRHELVILDEKAESHRDVLKSYSLKFLDQMISVVTTGALLSYMLYTIDPHTVSQFGTGNVIYTSLFVGYGVFRYLYLVYERDGGGSPANTLLSDPPILVNIFLWSLAVAWMIYS; this is encoded by the coding sequence TTGGTAAAATCGGTACCCGTGGGAAATGAACTGAAAAATTTCATATCGCTTATCAGGGCCAAAGACTGGCTGAAGAACACTTTCATTTTCGTCCCGCTTGTTTTCTCTGGGAACATGCTTGATATACAAAAAGGGTTGCTTGCGTTTCAGGCATTCTGGATATTCTGTTTTCTCTCGAGCGCTATCTATGTCTTCAATGACCTTGCCGATATTGAGGAAGATAAAAACCATCCTGAAAAGAGGAACCGACCGATTCCTTCAGGGATGGTAGGCACCCAATACGCATGGTCGGTCTTTCTCCTCTTTTTGGCGCTCTCGCTTTTATCCTCTTTGACCATCGGATTAGGGTTTTTCCTTTTTGCGGTTTTCTATGCTCTATTGAATATTGCCTATTCGTACCGGCTGAAAAGGGTGGTTATTCTGGATGTGTTTATTGTCGCGTCCGGTTTTGTCATAAGGCTCCTTGCGGGAGCCTCGGCGGTCAATGTGCCAGCCTCGCAATGGCTTTTGATTTGTTCATTCCTCCTCGCGCTCTTTCTCGCGTTCTGCAAAAGGAGGCATGAACTGGTCATATTGGATGAAAAAGCGGAAAGTCACAGGGATGTCCTGAAAAGCTACAGTTTAAAGTTTCTTGACCAGATGATATCAGTAGTAACTACCGGGGCGCTGCTCTCCTATATGCTGTACACAATTGACCCGCACACGGTATCTCAGTTTGGAACGGGAAACGTGATCTATACCTCGCTCTTCGTTGGATACGGAGTATTCAGATACCTCTATCTTGTTTATGAAAGGGATGGCGGGGGGAGCCCCGCGAACACGCTCCTCTCCGATCCGCCTATTCTCGTCAATATTTTTCTCTGGTCCCTCGCTGTCGCCTGGATGATCTATAGCTAA